From the Thermovirga lienii DSM 17291 genome, one window contains:
- a CDS encoding D-tyrosyl-tRNA(Tyr) deacylase (PFAM: D-Tyr-tRNA(Tyr) deacylase~TIGRFAM: D-tyrosyl-tRNA(Tyr) deacylase~COGs: COG1490 D-Tyr-tRNAtyr deacylase~InterPro IPR003732~KEGG: taf:THA_1655 D-tyrosyl-tRNA(Tyr) deacylase~PFAM: D-tyrosyl-tRNA(Tyr) deacylase~SPTR: D-tyrosyl-tRNA(Tyr) deacylase;~TIGRFAM: D-tyrosyl-tRNA(Tyr) deacylase), whose product MRAVVQRVDWARVVVENDTVGAIDKGLLVLLGVTGDDSDRDVSWMAEKIVNLRIFEDENGKMNLSLRDVGGKALVVSQFTLYGDCRKGRRPSFVKAAEPAMAERLYESFMDAVKDLGVAVERGKFGAHMKVELCNDGPVTLIVDSKEVLGQ is encoded by the coding sequence TTGCGAGCGGTAGTTCAAAGGGTTGATTGGGCAAGGGTTGTGGTTGAGAATGATACTGTTGGAGCCATAGATAAAGGACTTTTGGTCCTTCTTGGCGTAACGGGTGACGATTCCGATAGGGACGTTAGCTGGATGGCGGAGAAAATCGTCAACTTAAGGATCTTTGAGGATGAAAACGGCAAAATGAACCTTTCCCTCAGGGACGTCGGAGGCAAAGCCTTGGTGGTCTCCCAGTTCACCTTGTATGGTGATTGCCGCAAGGGGAGAAGGCCATCCTTCGTCAAGGCTGCAGAACCTGCAATGGCTGAAAGATTATATGAATCATTCATGGATGCCGTAAAAGATCTTGGTGTTGCAGTAGAAAGGGGAAAGTTTGGGGCTCACATGAAGGTGGAGCTTTGTAACGATGGACCGGTCACTCTTATAGTGGATAGCAAGGAGGTCCTAGGACAATGA
- a CDS encoding septum site-determining protein MinC (PFAM: Septum formation inhibitor MinC, C-terminal domain~TIGRFAM: septum site-determining protein MinC~COGs: COG0850 Septum formation inhibitor~InterPro IPR013033: IPR005526~KEGG: aco:Amico_0605 septum site-determining protein MinC~PFAM: Septum formation inhibitor MinC~SPTR: Probable septum site-determining protein minC;~TIGRFAM: septum site-determining protein MinC): MDYSRKVQFKGEGEGIRLLISEDIPMDCLHDAVNTALDKAEKLAIGVPLILDFKMRPLTQKDVVSFLSNVVMKRPLKIKEWRVLDRGGKEVLDRMGFKTQEGQRTYQGKGTLFVQRSLRSGNTIEHDGDVIVLGNVNEGAEIYATGSVCVWGKLCGLAHAGCEGDDDVFIIAGSFEANQVRISDKISYVQPDTFWTGKPVKVYVDQGKIVVSELSG; the protein is encoded by the coding sequence ATGGATTACTCTAGAAAAGTACAATTCAAAGGTGAAGGTGAAGGTATCCGATTGCTGATATCGGAGGACATCCCTATGGACTGTCTGCATGATGCCGTAAATACTGCCCTGGATAAGGCAGAAAAGCTAGCGATAGGGGTCCCGCTTATATTGGATTTCAAAATGCGACCCCTGACCCAGAAGGATGTTGTCAGTTTTTTGTCCAACGTGGTGATGAAAAGGCCATTGAAGATAAAAGAATGGAGGGTCTTGGATAGGGGGGGCAAAGAGGTCCTTGATCGCATGGGATTCAAAACCCAAGAAGGGCAGAGAACCTATCAAGGTAAAGGGACCCTTTTCGTTCAGAGGTCGCTGAGGTCTGGGAATACCATAGAGCATGATGGCGATGTTATAGTGTTAGGCAACGTCAACGAAGGTGCGGAAATATATGCTACAGGTTCCGTTTGTGTGTGGGGCAAGCTGTGTGGTTTGGCCCATGCAGGATGTGAAGGTGACGATGATGTTTTCATAATAGCGGGCTCCTTTGAAGCAAACCAGGTAAGGATAAGCGATAAGATATCCTATGTTCAACCTGATACTTTCTGGACGGGCAAACCTGTAAAGGTTTATGTTGATCAAGGTAAGATAGTGGTCTCGGAGCTTTCTGGGTAG
- a CDS encoding cell division topological specificity factor MinE (PFAM: Septum formation topological specificity factor MinE~TIGRFAM: cell division topological specificity factor MinE~COGs: COG0851 Septum formation topological specificity factor~InterPro IPR005527~KEGG: aco:Amico_0607 cell division topological specificity factor MinE~PFAM: Septum formation topological specificity factor MinE~SPTR: Cell division topological specificity factor;~TIGRFAM: cell division topological specificity factor MinE) → MGFLSRFFKLGDSKKQAKERLQLVLIHDRADISAGMMEMLRKDIIEVISRYMEIDENQIELELEKENKSVALVANIPIVRVKRNCRDVKVGSDKAK, encoded by the coding sequence ATGGGTTTCCTTTCTCGTTTCTTTAAACTCGGAGATTCTAAAAAACAGGCCAAGGAGAGGCTCCAGCTTGTTCTTATCCATGATAGGGCAGACATCTCTGCCGGTATGATGGAGATGCTTAGAAAGGACATCATAGAGGTTATAAGCCGTTATATGGAGATAGATGAGAACCAAATAGAGCTTGAACTGGAGAAGGAGAACAAATCTGTGGCATTAGTCGCCAATATCCCGATAGTGAGGGTCAAGAGAAATTGCCGCGATGTTAAGGTAGGCTCAGATAAGGCGAAGTAA
- a CDS encoding beta-lactamase domain protein (PFAM: Metallo-beta-lactamase superfamily~COGs: COG0491 Zn-dependent hydrolase including glyoxylase~KEGG: tai:Taci_1211 beta-lactamase domain protein~SPTR: Beta-lactamase domain protein) — MNIKRFPLGDLWTNGYLVWDSRGIGFFVDPGGPVDEVIEFIGNNQIQLEMVLLTHGHSDHICGVEGIRPLAKKGVGIHEFDAPMLEKPELNLSLFLSKPCAAAPAEMMLKDGQVLEMGSLRIEVIHTPGHTKGSCCFLVKDQEENILLSGDTLFARSVGRTDLPGGDPRALEVSLRKLAQMPDELKVFPGHGPETVIGAERVNNPFWPTEN; from the coding sequence ATGAACATTAAGAGATTTCCCTTAGGAGATTTGTGGACCAATGGCTATCTGGTTTGGGATTCAAGGGGAATAGGTTTCTTTGTGGATCCTGGCGGGCCCGTGGATGAAGTTATAGAATTTATAGGGAACAACCAAATCCAACTGGAAATGGTGCTTTTGACTCATGGCCATTCTGACCACATTTGTGGTGTAGAAGGCATAAGGCCTTTAGCGAAAAAAGGAGTAGGAATACATGAGTTTGACGCCCCAATGTTGGAAAAGCCAGAGCTTAATCTCTCCTTATTCCTGAGCAAGCCCTGTGCTGCTGCTCCAGCGGAGATGATGCTGAAGGACGGACAAGTTTTGGAAATGGGTTCTTTGAGGATTGAGGTCATCCATACGCCCGGGCACACCAAGGGTAGTTGCTGTTTCTTGGTTAAGGACCAAGAAGAAAATATTCTTTTGTCAGGGGATACCCTTTTTGCCCGGAGTGTGGGAAGGACGGACTTACCTGGCGGAGACCCAAGAGCCCTGGAAGTCTCTCTTAGGAAACTGGCCCAGATGCCCGATGAACTCAAGGTGTTTCCAGGCCATGGCCCCGAAACGGTCATAGGTGCCGAGAGAGTGAATAACCCCTTTTGGCCTACAGAGAATTAA
- a CDS encoding hypothetical protein (PFAM: rod shape-determining protein MreD~KEGG: aco:Amico_0603 hypothetical protein~SPTR: Putative uncharacterized protein) — MMVTALLMWFFQNLLQVFFMGWVLMPDLFFMYMFYQTTALGRKLPGAIWVAFLGGLLWDLRWSSLLGLNAIAYVGALMLAFWLWNLMPKSGRTPLIFASIMFMGHLCVAVFRLVVLGVTSQHMLHQVVLQQAYAVVLSFIFGFVFFKRGEKSNAS; from the coding sequence ATGATGGTTACAGCCCTTTTAATGTGGTTTTTCCAGAATCTGCTTCAGGTTTTTTTTATGGGGTGGGTCCTGATGCCCGACCTCTTTTTCATGTATATGTTTTACCAAACTACAGCCTTGGGTCGCAAACTTCCAGGAGCCATATGGGTGGCCTTTCTGGGAGGCCTTTTGTGGGATCTGAGGTGGTCTAGCCTTCTTGGCCTCAATGCCATAGCTTACGTTGGGGCGCTAATGCTTGCCTTCTGGCTCTGGAACCTGATGCCCAAGAGCGGCCGTACTCCCCTCATTTTTGCCTCAATAATGTTTATGGGGCATTTGTGTGTGGCTGTTTTTCGCCTAGTGGTTTTGGGTGTCACATCCCAGCACATGCTACATCAGGTCGTTCTACAGCAGGCCTATGCCGTGGTGTTATCTTTTATCTTCGGCTTTGTGTTTTTTAAGCGAGGGGAGAAGAGCAATGCCTCATAG
- a CDS encoding rod shape-determining protein RodA (PFAM: Cell cycle protein~TIGRFAM: rod shape-determining protein RodA~COGs: COG0772 Bacterial cell division membrane protein~InterPro IPR001182: IPR011923~KEGG: aco:Amico_0608 rod shape-determining protein RodA~PFAM: cell cycle protein~SPTR: Rod shape-determining protein RodA;~TIGRFAM: rod shape-determining protein RodA), whose translation MRKFLRSMLERFSALRNMDFWALATVLLLFMVGLMSIYSATASRGYIARYFVYRQIIWGLISSGAFLLVFCVGYQRLLKWSAIIYAIVLLLMAFVLVAGTISRGSQSWIDIGRLLHLGQVRIQPSELGKVSLALVLSSWLSRFPPSRFKNFLGALIIAGLSGMLVLLQPDLGTAAVYACVTLGILFAAGAPKKYIGTLMAIALICLPVGWHFLKEYQKLRLLVFINPYLDPLGAGYNVIQSRIAVGAGGLWGKGFLKGTQSKLYFLPEPHTDFIFSVFAEEFGFVGAVSIVALFGFLLYRLLRTAKLTKDKRAKMYIVGISAWIWFQVVESIAMSMGLAPVTGLPLPLLSYGGSSLVSISVAFAIVQSIYASTKKQYKLTSD comes from the coding sequence ATGAGAAAATTTTTAAGGTCTATGTTGGAGAGATTTTCTGCTCTCCGAAATATGGATTTTTGGGCGCTCGCTACAGTGTTGTTGCTCTTTATGGTGGGCCTTATGAGCATATACAGCGCCACAGCGTCAAGAGGCTATATAGCAAGATATTTCGTTTATCGACAGATTATATGGGGCCTTATATCGTCAGGAGCATTTTTATTGGTCTTTTGCGTGGGGTACCAAAGGCTTTTGAAATGGTCTGCCATTATATATGCAATTGTGCTTCTTCTAATGGCCTTTGTTTTAGTAGCGGGGACCATATCGAGGGGCTCTCAAAGCTGGATAGACATAGGAAGGCTTCTTCATCTAGGCCAGGTGAGAATACAACCATCTGAGCTGGGTAAGGTCTCTTTGGCTTTGGTGCTATCTTCTTGGCTTTCCAGGTTCCCTCCCAGCAGGTTTAAAAATTTCCTGGGTGCTTTAATTATCGCAGGTTTAAGCGGTATGTTGGTGTTGTTACAGCCTGATCTTGGAACAGCGGCAGTGTACGCCTGTGTGACCCTGGGGATCTTGTTTGCTGCAGGGGCTCCTAAAAAATACATTGGTACCCTGATGGCGATCGCATTGATCTGTTTGCCTGTGGGATGGCATTTTTTAAAGGAGTATCAAAAACTGAGGTTGTTGGTGTTTATAAATCCTTATCTCGACCCCCTGGGAGCAGGCTATAATGTGATCCAGTCTCGAATAGCAGTAGGGGCGGGCGGCCTTTGGGGTAAAGGATTTTTGAAGGGGACCCAGAGCAAGCTGTATTTTCTTCCTGAGCCTCATACTGATTTCATATTCAGTGTTTTTGCAGAGGAATTTGGCTTTGTAGGTGCTGTGTCGATCGTAGCGTTGTTTGGGTTTCTGCTTTATAGACTATTGAGAACGGCAAAGCTCACCAAGGATAAGAGAGCGAAGATGTACATAGTAGGAATTTCAGCGTGGATATGGTTTCAGGTTGTGGAATCCATCGCTATGAGTATGGGATTAGCCCCGGTAACGGGACTGCCCTTACCTCTTCTTTCGTACGGAGGTAGTTCTTTGGTCTCTATAAGCGTGGCCTTTGCTATTGTACAGAGCATTTATGCCTCTACGAAGAAGCAATATAAGCTGACATCAGATTAA
- a CDS encoding Rod shape-determining protein MreC (PFAM: rod shape-determining protein MreC~TIGRFAM: rod shape-determining protein MreC~COGs: COG1792 Cell shape-determining protein~InterPro IPR007221~KEGG: aco:Amico_0602 rod shape-determining protein MreC~PFAM: Rod shape-determining protein MreC~SPTR: Rod shape-determining protein MreC) produces MLRQVNSAIMHGTFAILLGVTLLLASANNPGVHRIFDLSERVLRIPEFPAFVARRFVAKAVFWFDQGFVLKKELEALRDENTRLKVLLASKEKKKGQRAKSNILTADVTLRRPEEWWVSFRINKGSRDGIRPGYAVLSNGFLVGRIYRVDADQSWVKLLTGSEMLVPAVVAETRDLGVVAGDGKGNLRLLYIPSESPVKAGMNVETALVNEYLPAGLAIGTVGALLESKDGYNTFSVKSKASFSRLYEVQVYIPGGDAK; encoded by the coding sequence TTGCTGAGACAGGTCAATTCGGCGATAATGCATGGAACTTTTGCGATTCTGCTGGGGGTAACGTTGCTTCTGGCATCTGCGAATAATCCCGGCGTCCATAGGATTTTCGACCTGTCGGAGAGAGTCCTGCGAATTCCGGAGTTTCCTGCCTTTGTTGCCAGGAGGTTTGTTGCCAAAGCGGTGTTCTGGTTTGATCAAGGTTTTGTCCTTAAGAAAGAGCTGGAGGCGTTAAGGGATGAGAACACAAGGCTCAAAGTTCTTCTTGCCTCCAAGGAAAAGAAAAAAGGACAAAGGGCTAAATCAAATATCCTGACTGCGGATGTAACTCTTCGTAGACCTGAGGAATGGTGGGTAAGCTTTAGGATAAACAAAGGAAGCCGCGATGGAATAAGGCCTGGATATGCAGTTTTAAGCAACGGCTTTCTGGTTGGTCGAATCTACAGAGTCGATGCTGACCAATCCTGGGTTAAGCTTCTGACAGGATCAGAAATGCTTGTGCCGGCCGTTGTGGCCGAGACCAGGGACTTGGGGGTTGTAGCCGGCGACGGTAAAGGCAATTTGCGGCTCCTTTATATCCCGTCGGAAAGCCCGGTTAAGGCGGGGATGAACGTTGAGACGGCCCTGGTCAACGAGTACCTGCCAGCGGGGCTTGCCATTGGCACCGTCGGGGCCCTTTTGGAGTCCAAGGACGGGTATAATACCTTTTCCGTCAAGAGTAAGGCCAGTTTTTCTCGGTTATATGAGGTCCAGGTATACATACCTGGTGGTGATGCGAAATGA
- a CDS encoding penicillin-binding protein 2 (PFAM: Penicillin binding protein transpeptidase domain; Penicillin-binding Protein dimerisation domain~TIGRFAM: penicillin-binding protein 2~COGs: COG0768 Cell division protein FtsI/penicillin-binding protein 2~InterPro IPR005311: IPR001460: IPR017790~KEGG: tai:Taci_1207 penicillin-binding protein 2~PFAM: penicillin-binding protein transpeptidase; Penicillin-binding protein dimerisation domain~PRIAM: Peptidoglycan glycosyltransferase~SPTR: Penicillin-binding protein 2;~TIGRFAM: penicillin-binding protein 2), whose translation MPHRLDPGEKRIQALAWLVLFSVFLLVLALFRFQILQSDKYINLAAQNRLRFIRLPPSRGDIVDANGAILATSMKVFDLIGYPQDLLKDESINILERVFLRHGIPFTKDKIKATIKKQYSVPYNAVTVLSNLTIAQVSDLVSDPEYPEFLYPLPVMRRVYPTGNLLPHVLGYVGEITKEELESLGGKGYRGGDIIGKAGVELIYEDQLRGEYGEEAIEVDARGRRVRVVDRKEPVPGDRIALTIDLNAQSYAASLLGDRKGVVFAMDVRNGDVKVLYSYPGYDPNALAWGLSSKEWALMLKDKDKPMMNRTISGTYPPASTYKLLTAYAALAEKKITPSTTYYCPGAFKLGNRTFRCWKTTGHGTVNLEKAIRESCDVYFYQVGLKTGIDAITFWSRKFGLGSPTGIDLPGEASGLVADPVWKKRVFNESWYPGDTVNYSIGQGFLLTTPIQMARVFAAIANGGKLVRPRLHAGRAVEVDDLGLSDRFLKILRNALYQVVKSGTGRLAGGYGVEVSGKTGTAQNPHGEDHAWFVGYAPSKKPEYVAVALVEGGGHGSSAAAPIVGQVLSFLCRGPR comes from the coding sequence ATGCCTCATAGGCTTGACCCTGGTGAGAAAAGAATCCAGGCACTTGCGTGGTTGGTGCTTTTTTCCGTATTCTTGCTGGTCTTGGCGCTTTTCAGGTTTCAGATTCTTCAATCGGACAAATACATAAACTTGGCAGCCCAGAACAGGTTGCGATTCATACGTCTTCCTCCATCAAGGGGAGACATTGTGGATGCCAACGGAGCCATTTTGGCTACCAGCATGAAAGTGTTCGATTTGATAGGGTATCCGCAGGACTTGCTTAAGGACGAAAGTATAAACATCCTTGAAAGAGTGTTTTTGAGGCACGGAATTCCTTTCACGAAGGACAAGATAAAAGCGACGATAAAAAAGCAATACAGTGTTCCTTACAATGCTGTCACTGTCCTTTCCAACCTCACGATTGCGCAGGTTTCGGACCTGGTAAGCGATCCCGAGTATCCCGAGTTCCTCTATCCTTTGCCGGTAATGAGAAGGGTCTATCCTACGGGGAACCTGCTACCCCATGTTTTGGGATACGTGGGGGAAATTACCAAGGAAGAGCTCGAAAGCTTGGGAGGGAAAGGATATAGAGGGGGAGACATAATAGGAAAGGCCGGAGTAGAACTGATTTACGAGGATCAACTTAGAGGAGAATACGGAGAAGAGGCCATAGAGGTAGATGCCAGGGGAAGAAGAGTTAGGGTAGTGGATCGAAAGGAGCCCGTGCCGGGAGATAGGATAGCCTTAACCATAGACCTCAACGCGCAAAGCTATGCAGCTTCCCTTCTAGGCGACAGAAAAGGCGTGGTGTTTGCCATGGACGTGAGAAATGGAGATGTGAAAGTTTTGTATAGCTACCCTGGATATGACCCCAATGCCCTTGCTTGGGGATTATCAAGTAAGGAATGGGCCCTAATGCTTAAGGACAAGGACAAGCCCATGATGAATAGGACTATAAGTGGCACATATCCTCCGGCATCTACTTACAAGCTGTTGACGGCTTATGCGGCCTTAGCGGAGAAGAAGATTACCCCTAGTACGACTTACTACTGTCCGGGAGCCTTCAAGTTGGGCAACAGGACGTTTAGGTGCTGGAAAACTACCGGACATGGGACTGTGAACCTGGAGAAGGCGATCAGGGAGTCCTGTGACGTGTATTTCTATCAAGTGGGCCTTAAGACAGGTATAGATGCAATAACCTTTTGGAGCAGAAAGTTTGGATTGGGAAGCCCCACAGGCATAGATCTTCCTGGAGAAGCATCAGGTCTTGTGGCTGATCCTGTATGGAAAAAACGGGTATTTAATGAAAGTTGGTATCCAGGGGACACGGTAAATTATTCTATAGGGCAAGGGTTTTTGCTAACCACTCCTATACAGATGGCCAGGGTCTTTGCTGCCATAGCAAACGGAGGCAAGTTGGTGAGGCCCAGGCTGCATGCAGGGCGCGCAGTTGAAGTAGATGATTTGGGTTTATCTGATAGATTTTTGAAGATTTTAAGGAATGCCTTATATCAAGTGGTCAAGTCGGGAACCGGTAGGCTTGCAGGAGGTTATGGAGTTGAGGTTTCAGGTAAGACTGGAACGGCTCAAAATCCCCATGGAGAAGATCACGCGTGGTTTGTGGGGTACGCTCCCTCTAAGAAACCTGAATATGTGGCTGTGGCCTTAGTTGAGGGTGGAGGTCATGGAAGCAGCGCTGCGGCTCCCATTGTGGGGCAGGTACTCAGTTTTCTTTGTCGCGGTCCCAGATGA
- a CDS encoding rod shape-determining protein MreB (PFAM: MreB/Mbl protein~TIGRFAM: cell shape determining protein, MreB/Mrl family~COGs: COG1077 Actin-like ATPase involved in cell morphogenesis~InterPro IPR004753: IPR004000~KEGG: aco:Amico_0601 cell shape determining protein, MreB/Mrl family~PFAM: cell shape determining protein MreB/Mrl~SMART: actin/actin family protein~SPTR: Cell shape determining protein, MreB/Mrl family;~TIGRFAM: cell shape determining protein, MreB/Mrl family): MAGIFGKDIGIDLGTSNIVVYVKGKGIVIDEPSVIAYRRANRKSTKEIIAFGREARAMEGKTPKGVEAVRPLQNGVIADFEMTGALISHVLDKASGGVGFLSHPKVVICAPVYVTEVERKAFIDVTLDGGAREVYVIEEPLAAALGVGLPINEPRGSMILDIGGGTSEIAVLSLGGVVVSNSLRMAGNDMDESIINMVRQKYTLVIGPSTAEEIKNSLGSALPMDNEKIMEIRGRNLKDGLPKSICISSSEVREAIDPVIVKIIEMVRETLEETPPELARDIADQGLVLTGGVAMLEGLDRRLSEELNAPVIRAEEPRYSVAKGLGKLLDNLDSMRKVIISVGHGMR; this comes from the coding sequence TTGGCTGGGATTTTTGGCAAGGACATAGGCATAGATTTGGGAACTTCCAATATAGTGGTGTACGTGAAAGGCAAAGGAATAGTGATAGACGAACCTTCAGTAATAGCTTACCGAAGGGCTAATCGGAAGAGTACAAAGGAGATAATCGCCTTCGGGCGGGAAGCCAGAGCAATGGAAGGCAAGACACCCAAAGGTGTTGAGGCTGTAAGGCCATTGCAGAATGGTGTGATAGCCGATTTTGAGATGACTGGAGCGCTGATAAGCCATGTATTGGATAAGGCCAGCGGAGGAGTGGGCTTTTTGAGCCACCCAAAGGTGGTTATCTGTGCTCCAGTGTACGTTACCGAGGTGGAGAGGAAAGCCTTCATAGACGTAACGTTGGATGGCGGAGCCAGGGAGGTATACGTAATAGAGGAGCCATTGGCAGCAGCCTTGGGGGTTGGATTGCCGATAAACGAGCCGAGGGGAAGCATGATACTCGATATTGGCGGAGGGACAAGCGAGATAGCGGTGCTTTCTCTAGGGGGGGTCGTTGTAAGTAATTCCCTTCGGATGGCAGGTAACGACATGGACGAGAGCATAATAAACATGGTAAGGCAAAAGTATACCCTCGTCATAGGACCTTCCACCGCAGAGGAGATCAAGAACTCCCTTGGCTCGGCGTTGCCCATGGACAACGAGAAAATAATGGAGATAAGGGGTAGAAACCTAAAGGATGGACTGCCCAAGTCCATATGTATCTCCAGCTCGGAGGTCCGAGAGGCTATCGATCCCGTCATAGTCAAGATAATAGAGATGGTTAGGGAGACATTGGAGGAGACCCCTCCGGAACTAGCAAGGGATATAGCTGATCAGGGGCTGGTGCTCACCGGAGGTGTAGCTATGCTTGAAGGTCTTGACCGGAGGCTTTCGGAGGAACTCAACGCTCCGGTTATAAGGGCAGAAGAGCCCAGATACTCCGTGGCCAAGGGATTGGGTAAGCTGTTGGATAATTTGGACTCCATGAGGAAAGTGATAATTTCCGTGGGGCACGGTATGCGCTGA
- a CDS encoding septum site-determining protein MinD (PFAM: CobQ/CobB/MinD/ParA nucleotide binding domain~TIGRFAM: septum site-determining protein MinD~COGs: COG2894 Septum formation inhibitor-activating ATPase~InterPro IPR010223~KEGG: aco:Amico_0606 septum site-determining protein MinD~SPTR: Septum site-determining protein MinD;~TIGRFAM: septum site-determining protein MinD): MDTRIIVVTSGKGGVGKTTVTANISAALAKEGYSVVAIDADIGLRNLDVVMGLENRIVYNLVDVVEKSCRLEQALVRDKRVNNLYLLPAAQTRTKDAVSPEQMLELCESLRGSYDFVIIDSPAGIEGGFRNAAVAADEALVVATPEVSSVRDADRIIGLLESDGKRSINLIVNRYRPQMVKKGNMLDVSDVSEILAVKLLGVVPEDEEVVVSTNKGEPLSLGHNSPAARAFRNICHRLLGKDIPLQYPNENEGKGFWEGIKSLFRL, translated from the coding sequence TTGGATACTAGGATAATAGTTGTCACATCGGGAAAAGGAGGCGTAGGGAAAACCACCGTCACAGCCAACATATCTGCGGCCTTGGCGAAGGAAGGCTACTCCGTAGTTGCGATTGATGCCGACATAGGGCTCAGAAATTTGGATGTAGTTATGGGGCTTGAGAACCGCATAGTTTACAATTTGGTGGATGTAGTGGAGAAAAGCTGCCGTTTGGAACAGGCCTTGGTACGGGATAAGCGAGTCAACAATTTGTACCTTTTGCCCGCTGCTCAGACCAGGACGAAGGACGCTGTTTCCCCGGAACAGATGCTTGAGCTTTGTGAATCATTGAGAGGGTCTTACGATTTCGTTATCATTGACAGCCCCGCAGGCATAGAGGGAGGTTTTAGGAATGCCGCGGTAGCTGCCGACGAGGCATTGGTGGTAGCCACTCCTGAGGTGTCCTCAGTCAGGGACGCAGACAGGATAATTGGCCTTTTGGAGTCTGATGGTAAAAGGAGCATAAATCTCATTGTGAACAGGTATCGCCCTCAGATGGTGAAAAAGGGCAATATGTTGGATGTTAGCGATGTGAGCGAGATATTAGCTGTCAAGCTATTGGGAGTTGTCCCTGAGGATGAGGAGGTAGTGGTATCCACCAATAAAGGGGAGCCTTTGTCGTTGGGACACAATTCTCCTGCGGCCAGGGCGTTTAGGAACATTTGTCACCGCCTCCTGGGGAAGGATATTCCCCTCCAGTATCCTAACGAGAATGAGGGCAAGGGTTTTTGGGAAGGAATAAAAAGTCTGTTCAGGCTATAA